One segment of Neisseria mucosa DNA contains the following:
- a CDS encoding potassium/proton antiporter: MNNLFLLGGALLFLSVVSTTLSARLGMPLLLVFLAVGMLAGEDGIGRIDFDNFVLANVISQLALAVILLDGGLRTQLSSFRIALKPSAVLATWGVFATVLPLGLFATFYLGLDWKFGVLMAAIVGSTDAGAVFSLLRHSGVRLNDRVQATLEIESGANDPMAIFLVTALITMITNPEQSGVLAFLWMLLLQIGFGLLMGWAGGMVLAKLVRRLNLAEGLYALMIVSGGLWVFAFTNTIGGSGFLAVYLAGIIVGNQHTRATEHVWRVMDGLAWLAQATLFVVLGLLVTPSSVWEKSVDALVIAVFLMLVARPLAVFSGLWKFGYSVREKAYISWLGLRGAVPISLAMMPLVMGVPNSELLFNVAFAVVVLSLLIQGTTIPVMARLLKVAMPPKPEPEGMHDIWLSEREAVALFSFKVTKESEAEGKHPDAVAPISESFDLRCFALIRDGRKIEMQNDTVLREGDTAWYILPDSQVDKMAKYFSETGQNVRENFDFFGEFAVDPYANTGDLAAAYGLKLEDGEAGMSLLEWFQSRGGSAQPVEGDRIVVDGFSLTVKETDQNGVVKSMGLKVPRRES, encoded by the coding sequence ATGAACAATCTATTTTTGCTCGGCGGGGCGTTATTGTTTTTAAGCGTGGTTTCGACCACTTTGTCGGCAAGGCTGGGGATGCCGCTTTTGTTGGTGTTTCTGGCGGTTGGAATGTTGGCGGGTGAGGACGGTATCGGGCGCATCGATTTTGACAATTTCGTTTTGGCCAACGTCATCAGCCAGCTTGCGTTAGCCGTCATTTTGCTTGACGGCGGGTTGCGGACCCAGCTTTCAAGTTTCCGAATTGCATTGAAGCCTTCTGCGGTATTGGCGACATGGGGCGTGTTTGCCACCGTGTTGCCTTTGGGCTTGTTCGCCACATTTTATTTGGGTTTGGATTGGAAATTCGGTGTACTGATGGCGGCGATTGTCGGCTCAACCGATGCGGGGGCCGTGTTCAGTCTGCTGCGCCACAGCGGCGTGCGCCTAAATGACAGGGTACAGGCGACTTTGGAAATCGAATCCGGTGCGAACGATCCGATGGCGATTTTTTTAGTTACCGCCCTGATTACCATGATTACCAACCCCGAACAATCAGGTGTGTTGGCGTTTTTATGGATGCTGCTGCTCCAAATCGGCTTCGGCCTGCTGATGGGGTGGGCGGGCGGAATGGTGTTGGCGAAACTCGTACGTCGTCTGAACCTTGCGGAAGGATTGTACGCGCTGATGATTGTGTCAGGCGGCCTGTGGGTATTCGCATTTACCAATACCATCGGCGGCAGCGGCTTCTTGGCGGTTTATCTGGCGGGGATTATCGTCGGCAACCAGCATACCCGCGCAACCGAACACGTTTGGCGTGTGATGGACGGCCTGGCGTGGCTGGCGCAGGCGACTTTGTTCGTCGTACTGGGTTTGTTGGTAACGCCCAGCAGCGTTTGGGAAAAAAGCGTCGATGCCTTGGTTATCGCCGTATTCCTCATGCTGGTCGCCCGTCCGCTTGCCGTTTTCAGCGGCTTGTGGAAATTTGGATACAGTGTGCGTGAAAAAGCCTACATCAGTTGGCTCGGGTTGCGCGGCGCAGTACCGATTTCTTTGGCGATGATGCCTTTGGTCATGGGCGTGCCGAATTCTGAACTGTTGTTCAATGTCGCCTTTGCCGTCGTCGTACTTTCCCTGCTGATTCAAGGAACGACGATACCCGTCATGGCGCGTCTGCTCAAGGTCGCCATGCCGCCCAAACCCGAGCCGGAAGGAATGCACGACATTTGGCTGTCGGAACGCGAAGCCGTGGCTTTGTTTTCTTTTAAGGTAACGAAGGAATCTGAGGCGGAAGGCAAGCATCCCGATGCCGTCGCCCCCATTTCGGAGTCGTTTGACTTGCGCTGTTTCGCGCTGATACGTGACGGGCGGAAAATCGAAATGCAGAATGATACGGTTTTGAGGGAAGGCGATACGGCTTGGTATATCCTGCCTGACAGCCAAGTGGACAAAATGGCGAAATACTTCAGTGAAACCGGGCAGAATGTGCGCGAAAATTTTGATTTCTTCGGCGAATTTGCCGTCGACCCGTATGCCAATACCGGCGATTTGGCAGCGGCGTACGGGTTGAAGCTGGAAGACGGCGAAGCCGGTATGAGCCTGCTCGAATGGTTTCAATCCAGAGGAGGCAGCGCGCAGCCCGTCGAGGGCGACCGCATTGTCGTTGACGGGTTTTCATTGACGGTTAAAGAAACCGATCAGAACGGTGTCGTGAAGAGTATGGGGTTGAAAGTACCGCGTCGGGAAAGCTAG
- the dnaE gene encoding DNA polymerase III subunit alpha, with the protein MTEPTYIPLRLHTEFSITDGMVRIKKLIAKAQEYGLPALCISDLMNEFGLVKFYKACRGAGIKPIGAADVWIGNPNAPDKPFRAMLIIRNDAGYLRLSELLTAAYVGKDRNVHHAELNPEWLENGDNSGLICLSGAHYGEVGVNLLNSNEDAARAAALKYAAWFPDAFYLELQRLPERPEWEACVSGSVKLAEELGLPVVATHPTQFMNRDDFNAHEARVCIAGGWVLTDKKRPRDFTPSQFFIPPETMLERFADLPEALENTVEIAKRCNLHITLGKNFLPLFPTPDGLSLDDYLVKLSNEGLQERMVQLYPDEAERAAKMPEYQERLDFELNIIIQMKFPGYFLIVQDFINWAKTHGCPVGPGRGSGAGSLVAYSLKITDLDPLKYALLFERFLNPERVSMPDFDVDFCQANRGRVIEYVREKYGADAVSQIVTFGTMSSKAVIRDVGRVLELPFMLCDKLSKLIPLEANKPLSLEKAMEAEPQIQELIEAEEADELITLAKKLEDLTRGLGMHAGGVLIAPGKISDYSPVYQADESASPVSMYDKGDVEDVGLVKFDFLGLRNLTIIEMAQNNIKTTTGDIVDVGKIPLDDQAAYQIFRDANTTAVFQFESTGMKKMLKTAHTTKFEELIAFVSLYRPGPMDNIPDFVARMKGQEFQYIHPLLEGILAPTYGIMVYQEQVMQAAQIIGGYSLGGADLLRRAMGKKKPEEMVKHREIFAEGAAKQGISREKSDEIFNYMEKFAGYGFNKSHAAAYALISYQTAWLKAHYPAEFMAATMSSELDNTDQLKHFYDDCRANGIEFLPPDINESDYRFTPYPNMKIRYALGAIKGTGEAAVESIIAARQSGGKFTGLLDFCERVGKEHMNRRTLEALIRGGAFDSIEPNRAMLLANIDLAMNNADQKAANANQGGLFDMMEDAIEPVQLIDAPMWSESEKLAEEKTVIGFYLSGHPFGPYAQEVRQIAPTKLGRLKPQDSVRLAGFVTAVRTMMGKRGKIAFVSLEDLSGQIEIMVSGQTLENCADYLKSDQVLIIESKVSRDDYGGGDGLRIMANQVMTLQMARERYARSLSLALSPGHDIERLAAILTAHRLPDTAHIPLQLSYSNGKASGKLKIAPKWMVTPSTALFEELETLLGSRAVRVNW; encoded by the coding sequence ATGACCGAGCCGACCTATATCCCCCTGCGCCTGCATACCGAATTCTCGATTACCGACGGTATGGTGCGGATTAAAAAACTGATTGCCAAAGCGCAGGAATACGGTTTGCCTGCTTTGTGCATCAGCGATTTGATGAACGAATTCGGCTTAGTGAAATTCTATAAAGCCTGCCGCGGCGCAGGGATTAAGCCCATCGGGGCGGCAGATGTATGGATAGGCAATCCGAATGCGCCCGACAAGCCGTTCCGCGCCATGCTGATTATCCGCAACGATGCGGGCTATCTGCGCTTGAGCGAGCTTTTGACGGCGGCTTATGTCGGCAAAGACCGCAATGTCCATCATGCGGAACTCAATCCCGAATGGCTGGAAAACGGCGACAACAGCGGCTTGATTTGTTTGAGCGGCGCGCATTACGGCGAAGTGGGCGTGAATCTCTTAAACAGCAATGAAGACGCGGCACGTGCGGCGGCGTTGAAGTATGCGGCGTGGTTTCCTGATGCATTTTATTTAGAGCTGCAACGCCTGCCCGAACGCCCTGAATGGGAGGCTTGCGTTTCGGGCAGCGTGAAGCTGGCGGAGGAGTTGGGTTTGCCGGTGGTGGCGACGCATCCGACACAGTTTATGAACCGCGACGATTTCAACGCGCACGAGGCGAGGGTGTGTATCGCAGGCGGCTGGGTATTGACGGACAAAAAACGTCCGCGCGATTTCACGCCAAGCCAGTTTTTCATTCCGCCGGAAACGATGCTGGAGCGTTTCGCCGACTTGCCCGAAGCCTTGGAAAACACGGTGGAAATCGCCAAACGCTGCAATTTGCACATCACATTGGGCAAAAACTTCCTGCCGCTCTTCCCGACTCCGGACGGCCTGTCGCTGGACGATTATTTGGTGAAACTGTCCAACGAAGGTTTGCAGGAACGCATGGTTCAGCTTTATCCCGACGAGGCAGAGCGTGCGGCAAAAATGCCGGAATATCAGGAACGGCTGGATTTTGAGCTGAACATCATCATCCAGATGAAATTCCCCGGCTATTTCCTTATCGTACAAGACTTTATCAACTGGGCGAAAACGCACGGCTGCCCGGTCGGGCCGGGACGCGGTTCGGGCGCAGGCTCGCTGGTGGCGTATTCATTGAAGATTACCGACCTTGATCCGCTCAAATATGCGCTGCTGTTCGAACGTTTCTTAAACCCCGAACGCGTTTCCATGCCCGACTTTGACGTCGACTTCTGTCAGGCAAACCGCGGCCGCGTGATTGAATATGTGCGCGAAAAATACGGCGCGGATGCGGTAAGCCAGATTGTTACCTTCGGCACGATGTCGTCCAAAGCAGTGATTCGCGACGTCGGACGCGTGCTGGAACTGCCGTTTATGCTGTGCGACAAACTGTCGAAGCTGATTCCGTTGGAAGCCAACAAACCCCTGAGTTTGGAAAAAGCCATGGAGGCCGAGCCGCAGATTCAGGAATTAATCGAAGCGGAAGAAGCGGACGAACTGATTACGCTGGCGAAAAAGCTGGAAGACCTGACGCGCGGTTTGGGTATGCACGCAGGCGGCGTGTTGATTGCGCCGGGCAAGATTTCCGATTACAGCCCCGTGTATCAGGCGGATGAATCCGCCTCGCCCGTATCCATGTACGACAAGGGCGACGTGGAAGACGTGGGTTTGGTGAAATTCGACTTTTTGGGTCTGCGCAACCTGACCATTATCGAAATGGCGCAGAACAACATCAAAACCACCACCGGCGATATCGTCGATGTCGGCAAGATTCCGCTTGACGACCAGGCCGCCTACCAAATCTTCCGCGATGCGAACACCACCGCCGTGTTCCAGTTCGAGTCGACCGGCATGAAAAAAATGCTGAAAACGGCGCACACCACCAAGTTTGAAGAACTCATCGCCTTCGTATCGCTCTACCGCCCCGGCCCGATGGACAACATCCCCGACTTCGTCGCGCGTATGAAGGGGCAGGAATTCCAATACATCCACCCGCTGCTCGAAGGCATCCTCGCGCCGACCTATGGGATTATGGTGTATCAGGAACAAGTGATGCAGGCGGCGCAGATTATCGGCGGCTACTCGCTCGGCGGTGCGGACTTGCTGCGTCGTGCCATGGGTAAGAAAAAGCCCGAAGAAATGGTGAAACACCGCGAAATCTTCGCCGAAGGCGCGGCAAAACAAGGCATTTCGCGCGAAAAATCCGACGAAATCTTCAACTACATGGAAAAATTCGCCGGCTACGGTTTCAACAAATCCCACGCCGCCGCCTACGCCCTGATTTCCTACCAGACCGCATGGCTCAAAGCCCATTACCCCGCCGAATTTATGGCGGCGACCATGTCGTCTGAATTGGACAACACCGACCAGCTCAAACATTTCTACGACGACTGCCGCGCCAACGGCATCGAGTTCCTGCCGCCCGACATCAACGAATCCGACTACCGCTTCACGCCGTATCCGAACATGAAAATCCGCTACGCACTCGGCGCGATTAAAGGCACGGGCGAAGCCGCCGTCGAATCCATCATCGCCGCGCGGCAAAGCGGCGGCAAGTTTACCGGCCTGTTGGACTTCTGCGAGCGCGTCGGCAAAGAACACATGAACCGCCGCACCCTCGAAGCCCTGATACGCGGCGGCGCGTTTGACAGCATCGAACCCAACCGCGCCATGCTCTTGGCAAACATCGACCTCGCCATGAACAACGCCGACCAAAAAGCCGCCAACGCCAATCAGGGCGGGCTGTTTGACATGATGGAAGACGCCATCGAACCGGTGCAGCTCATCGACGCGCCCATGTGGAGCGAATCGGAAAAACTCGCCGAAGAGAAAACCGTCATCGGCTTTTACTTGTCCGGCCACCCGTTCGGCCCGTATGCCCAAGAAGTCCGCCAAATCGCCCCGACCAAATTAGGCCGTCTGAAACCGCAAGACAGCGTGCGCCTCGCCGGATTCGTGACCGCCGTGCGCACCATGATGGGCAAGCGCGGCAAAATCGCCTTCGTCAGCCTCGAAGATTTGAGCGGACAAATTGAAATCATGGTCAGCGGCCAGACGCTGGAAAACTGCGCCGACTACCTCAAGTCCGACCAAGTGCTGATTATCGAATCCAAAGTCAGCCGCGACGACTACGGCGGTGGCGACGGTCTGCGCATCATGGCAAACCAAGTCATGACCCTGCAAATGGCGCGCGAACGCTACGCCCGCAGCCTCAGCCTCGCCCTCTCCCCCGGCCACGACATCGAACGCCTCGCCGCCATCCTCACCGCCCACCGCCTGCCCGATACGGCGCACATCCCGCTGCAACTGTCGTACAGCAACGGCAAAGCATCGGGCAAATTGAAAATTGCGCCCAAATGGATGGTAACGCCAAGCACCGCTTTGTTTGAAGAACTGGAAACATTGCTCGGCAGCAGGGCAGTCCGCGTGAATTGGTAA
- a CDS encoding M3 family metallopeptidase gives MSDNVLLHLGEEPRFDQIKTEDIKPALQTAIAEAREQIAAIKAQTHTDWANTVEKLTDITERVGRIWSVVSHLNSVVDTPELRAVYNELMPEITIFFTEIGQDIELYNRFKIIKNSAEFDTLSPAQQTKLNHDLRDFVLSGAELPPEQQAELAQLQTEGAQLGAKFAQNIQDATDAFGIYFDDAAPLAGIPEDSLAMFAAAAQSEGKTGYKIGLQIPHYLAVIQYADNRELREQIYRAYVTRASELSDDGKFDNTANIDRTLENALKTAKLLGFKNYAELSLATKMADTPEQVLNFLHDLARRAKPFAEKDFAEIKAFACENLNIEDPQSWDLSYAAEKLRQAKYAFSEAEVKKYFPISKVLAGLFAQIKKLYGIELAEKTVPVWHKDVRYFELKQDGQTIGGVYMDLYAREGKRGGAWMDGYKSRRRFADGTLQLPTAYLVCNFTPPVGDKEARLSHDEIITLFHETGHGLHHLLTQVDEVGVSGINGVEWDAVELPSQFMENFVWEYDVLAQMSSHEETGAVLPKELFDKMHAAKNFQRGMFLVRQMEFALFDMEIYHQEDEGRLKEWPQILDKVRQEVAVTQPPAYNRFALSFSHIFAGGYAAGYYSYAWAEVLSADAYAAFEESDDVAETGRRFWKEVLAVGGSRSAAESFKAFRGREPSLDALLRHSGFDNAA, from the coding sequence ATGAGCGACAACGTCCTGCTCCACTTGGGCGAAGAACCCCGTTTCGACCAAATCAAAACCGAAGACATCAAACCCGCCCTGCAAACCGCCATTGCCGAAGCGCGCGAACAAATCGCCGCCATCAAAGCACAAACGCACACCGACTGGGCCAACACTGTCGAAAAACTGACCGACATTACCGAACGCGTCGGCCGCATTTGGAGCGTGGTTTCCCATCTCAACTCCGTGGTCGATACGCCCGAATTGCGTGCCGTATACAACGAATTGATGCCAGAAATCACCATCTTCTTCACCGAAATCGGTCAAGACATCGAGTTGTACAACCGCTTTAAAATCATCAAAAACTCTGCCGAATTCGACACCCTCTCCCCGGCGCAGCAAACCAAGCTCAACCACGACTTGCGCGATTTCGTCCTCAGCGGTGCCGAATTGCCGCCCGAACAGCAGGCAGAACTGGCGCAACTGCAAACCGAAGGCGCGCAACTGGGTGCCAAATTCGCACAAAACATCCAAGACGCAACCGACGCTTTCGGCATTTACTTTGACGATGCCGCGCCGCTTGCCGGCATTCCCGAAGACTCCCTCGCCATGTTTGCCGCCGCCGCGCAAAGCGAAGGCAAAACAGGCTACAAAATCGGCCTGCAAATTCCGCACTACCTCGCCGTCATCCAATACGCCGACAACCGCGAACTGCGCGAACAAATCTACCGCGCCTACGTTACCCGTGCCAGCGAATTGTCCGACGACGGCAAATTCGACAATACGGCCAACATCGACCGCACCCTCGAAAACGCATTGAAAACCGCCAAACTGCTCGGTTTCAAAAACTACGCCGAGCTGTCGCTGGCAACCAAAATGGCCGACACGCCCGAACAGGTTTTAAACTTCCTGCACGACCTCGCCCGCCGAGCCAAACCGTTTGCCGAAAAAGACTTTGCCGAAATCAAGGCCTTTGCGTGCGAAAACCTGAATATCGAAGACCCGCAATCGTGGGATTTGAGCTACGCCGCCGAAAAACTGCGCCAAGCCAAATACGCCTTCAGCGAAGCCGAAGTGAAAAAATACTTCCCTATCAGCAAAGTCTTGGCAGGCCTGTTTGCCCAAATCAAAAAACTCTACGGCATCGAGCTGGCTGAAAAAACCGTCCCCGTTTGGCACAAAGACGTGCGCTATTTCGAGCTGAAACAAGACGGCCAAACCATCGGCGGCGTTTACATGGATTTGTACGCACGCGAAGGCAAACGCGGCGGCGCATGGATGGACGGCTACAAAAGCCGTCGCCGTTTCGCCGACGGTACGCTGCAACTGCCGACCGCCTACCTCGTCTGCAACTTCACCCCGCCTGTAGGCGACAAAGAAGCGCGTTTGAGCCACGATGAAATCATCACCCTCTTCCACGAAACTGGCCACGGCCTGCACCACTTGTTGACCCAAGTTGACGAAGTGGGCGTATCCGGCATCAACGGCGTCGAATGGGACGCGGTCGAGCTGCCTAGCCAATTCATGGAAAACTTCGTCTGGGAATACGACGTATTGGCGCAAATGTCCTCGCACGAAGAAACCGGCGCGGTATTGCCGAAAGAGCTGTTCGACAAAATGCACGCCGCCAAAAACTTCCAACGCGGTATGTTCCTCGTCCGTCAAATGGAATTTGCCCTCTTCGACATGGAAATCTACCATCAGGAAGATGAAGGCCGTCTGAAAGAATGGCCGCAAATCTTGGACAAAGTGCGTCAAGAAGTCGCCGTAACCCAACCGCCGGCATACAACCGCTTTGCCTTGAGCTTCAGCCACATCTTCGCCGGCGGCTACGCCGCAGGCTATTACAGCTACGCATGGGCGGAAGTTTTGAGCGCAGACGCTTACGCAGCGTTTGAAGAAAGCGACGACGTGGCCGAAACCGGCCGCCGCTTCTGGAAAGAAGTGCTGGCCGTCGGCGGTTCGCGCAGCGCAGCAGAATCCTTCAAAGCCTTCCGCGGCCGCGAACCAAGCCTGGATGCCCTGCTCCGCCACAGCGGTTTCGACAACGCAGCTTGA
- a CDS encoding RNA-binding S4 domain-containing protein — protein sequence MEATVYLEDNEYIALCDLLKLAGLAESGGQAKAFIAEGLVLRNGETETRKTAKIRGGEVIEFDGARLEIADGYDPEE from the coding sequence ATGGAAGCCACTGTCTATCTTGAAGACAACGAATACATCGCTTTGTGCGACCTGTTGAAACTGGCCGGTCTTGCCGAAAGTGGCGGACAGGCAAAAGCGTTTATTGCCGAAGGGCTGGTGTTGCGCAACGGCGAAACCGAAACCCGTAAAACCGCCAAAATCCGTGGCGGCGAAGTGATTGAGTTTGACGGTGCGCGCTTGGAAATCGCCGATGGATACGACCCTGAAGAATAA
- a CDS encoding mechanosensitive ion channel family protein, which yields MWNTMHEWLNALPVSEEIIKSALMSVLMIVAVIAGRSILLSAHFRSHPDLSIENKRRSLVFSRNVTMLLILLGLAMIWAAQIQTLALSMFAVAAAIVVATKELIMCLSGSILRSVTKQYSIGDYIEINGLRGRVVDINMLNTLMMQIGPNPLIGQLSGKTLSFPNSLLLSHTVRRDNILGNYVIHTVEIPVPIHLDSDEIIGRLKDVLEPLCAAYVPVIQQYLENVQAQKLFITPAAQPRVSRVPHDDKVYHIIVRFASPVSKRLEIQQAVLDEFLRTQYRLINQTK from the coding sequence ATGTGGAACACCATGCATGAATGGCTGAACGCTTTGCCTGTCAGTGAAGAAATCATCAAATCGGCATTGATGTCGGTATTGATGATTGTGGCCGTTATTGCCGGGCGCAGCATTTTGCTCTCGGCGCATTTTCGCAGCCATCCGGATTTGAGCATTGAAAACAAACGCCGCTCGCTGGTGTTCAGCCGCAACGTAACCATGTTGCTGATCCTGCTCGGGCTGGCGATGATTTGGGCGGCGCAGATTCAAACTTTGGCCTTGTCGATGTTTGCAGTGGCCGCGGCGATTGTGGTGGCAACCAAAGAGCTGATTATGTGTTTGTCCGGCAGCATCCTGCGCTCGGTAACCAAACAATACTCCATCGGCGACTACATCGAAATCAACGGCCTGCGCGGACGGGTGGTCGATATCAATATGCTGAACACGCTGATGATGCAAATCGGCCCTAATCCGTTGATCGGCCAGCTTTCCGGCAAAACGCTCTCGTTTCCCAACAGCCTGCTTTTGAGCCATACCGTGCGCCGCGACAATATTTTGGGCAATTATGTGATTCATACGGTGGAAATCCCCGTGCCGATTCATTTGGATTCGGACGAAATCATAGGCCGTCTGAAAGATGTGCTTGAGCCGTTGTGCGCGGCCTATGTTCCCGTTATCCAACAATATTTGGAAAACGTCCAAGCGCAAAAACTCTTTATTACCCCCGCCGCCCAGCCGCGCGTGTCCCGCGTGCCGCACGATGACAAGGTGTACCACATTATCGTACGCTTCGCATCCCCCGTTTCCAAACGGCTGGAAATACAACAGGCCGTCTTAGACGAATTTTTGCGCACGCAATACCGACTGATCAACCAAACAAAATAG
- a CDS encoding restriction endonuclease, translating into MGKQARLYMVRSTQGALYDVFFERGVAALAWPMLAEAAAKGFGREELTDIYRSAVPDVKLRTAQSGAAQMWRFVNELADGDAVLTYSPALRRYRVGRITGGAVHCPQWDDEKMSLVRPVEWLGEVCRDDLSAAAQRALGSVATLFAVSEACAAEIFERVGFQTA; encoded by the coding sequence ATGGGAAAACAAGCCAGACTTTATATGGTTCGCAGCACGCAAGGTGCGCTTTATGATGTATTTTTTGAACGCGGTGTGGCGGCATTGGCCTGGCCCATGCTGGCCGAAGCGGCGGCCAAGGGTTTTGGCCGTGAGGAGCTGACGGATATTTACCGTTCGGCCGTGCCGGATGTGAAGTTGAGAACGGCGCAATCGGGTGCGGCTCAGATGTGGCGGTTTGTCAACGAGTTGGCCGATGGAGATGCCGTACTGACCTACTCGCCTGCCCTGCGCCGTTATCGGGTCGGCAGGATTACGGGCGGCGCGGTGCATTGTCCGCAATGGGACGATGAAAAAATGTCGCTGGTGCGGCCGGTTGAGTGGCTGGGCGAAGTGTGCCGTGACGATTTGAGTGCGGCGGCGCAACGGGCTTTGGGCAGCGTGGCGACTTTGTTTGCGGTATCGGAAGCGTGTGCGGCAGAAATTTTTGAACGCGTGGGTTTTCAGACGGCCTAA
- a CDS encoding alpha/beta hydrolase, with product MGKKTFFKTTALVAVLGSTLLGGNAMGALPQNATAVEVPAQTIQLTQEWDKIFPKSDKVDHRKVTFKNRYGLTLVGDLYVPKNAKGKLPAIAVSGPFGAVKEQTSGLYAQTLAERGFVTIAFDGSYTGESSGTPRNVPSPEINTEDFSAAVDFLGSLDNVNRDEIGILGVCGWGGFALNAAVSDPRIKAVAASTMYDMTRVTANGYEIKMQANADGSYDRAPAQSADARYKMKLDMSNARWETSKNGYADLLPPINLDPKKDFTAETPKFVKEYANFYRTERGYHPRSVNSNPDASWTVTGMLPLINMPILKYAAELKAPALVVHGEIAHSRYFGEDAYKALGSKDKELYIVPGATHTDLYDNSTNKIPFDKFEQFFKAKLK from the coding sequence ATGGGCAAAAAAACATTTTTCAAAACAACCGCACTTGTAGCAGTTTTAGGTTCAACATTATTAGGAGGAAACGCCATGGGCGCATTACCACAAAATGCCACAGCCGTTGAAGTACCGGCTCAAACGATTCAATTAACACAAGAATGGGACAAAATTTTCCCTAAATCCGATAAAGTAGATCATCGCAAAGTGACCTTTAAAAACCGCTACGGTTTGACTTTGGTTGGTGATTTATATGTACCGAAAAACGCCAAAGGTAAATTACCTGCTATTGCAGTAAGCGGTCCATTTGGTGCGGTAAAAGAGCAAACATCTGGTCTTTATGCCCAAACGTTAGCTGAACGTGGTTTCGTTACTATTGCCTTTGACGGCTCATACACTGGCGAAAGTTCAGGCACACCACGCAATGTACCATCACCTGAAATCAACACTGAAGACTTCTCAGCAGCGGTAGATTTTTTAGGCTCTTTAGATAATGTTAATCGTGATGAAATCGGGATTTTAGGCGTATGCGGCTGGGGAGGATTTGCCTTGAATGCAGCGGTATCAGACCCTCGCATCAAAGCCGTAGCAGCCAGTACGATGTACGATATGACCCGTGTTACAGCAAACGGCTATGAAATCAAAATGCAAGCGAATGCTGATGGTTCATACGACCGCGCACCTGCGCAAAGTGCTGATGCACGTTATAAAATGAAATTGGATATGAGCAACGCACGTTGGGAAACATCAAAAAACGGTTATGCTGACTTGTTACCACCCATCAACCTTGATCCGAAAAAAGATTTCACGGCGGAAACCCCTAAATTCGTTAAAGAATACGCCAACTTCTACCGTACCGAACGCGGCTACCACCCTCGTAGCGTAAACTCAAACCCTGATGCGTCTTGGACTGTAACGGGTATGTTACCGCTGATTAATATGCCAATTTTGAAATATGCGGCAGAATTGAAAGCGCCAGCTTTAGTGGTTCACGGTGAAATTGCTCACAGCCGTTACTTCGGTGAAGATGCTTACAAAGCATTAGGTAGCAAAGATAAAGAGCTGTACATCGTACCAGGTGCAACACACACGGATTTATACGACAACAGCACGAATAAAATTCCGTTTGATAAATTCGAGCAGTTCTTCAAAGCGAAATTGAAATAA
- a CDS encoding LysR family transcriptional regulator, whose product MKNRFESLKIFCSLAETLQFKETANRLAVSPPVITRIIAELEDYLGEPLFQRNTRQVRLTDFGEQFLPEAQALLAQSERLFISRKQRQENDMTGLVRITVPSWRINDSVLSQLLTALSPYPELIIDWRDDMSKLDTVTHRVDIGLRIGLQPDENFIVKKITDIGDILVASPELIAQLGKPTSLDDLAERYPFAGQINLSTGRAWHFPINSEQVLPPRRINFLSTDVYSYLQAVLQGKSAGMLSDFLCEPYLKSGQLVRLFPEVEIQKWQLFLYRPYETVTPPRVLKVFEILEGILKKEFER is encoded by the coding sequence ATGAAAAATCGCTTTGAAAGCCTAAAAATTTTTTGCTCGCTGGCGGAAACCTTACAATTTAAAGAAACCGCCAATCGCTTAGCTGTTTCACCACCCGTGATTACACGAATCATTGCTGAATTGGAAGATTATTTAGGCGAGCCGCTTTTTCAACGTAATACTAGACAGGTTAGGCTGACCGATTTTGGTGAGCAATTTTTACCTGAGGCGCAAGCTTTATTGGCACAAAGCGAACGCTTATTTATATCCAGAAAACAACGTCAAGAAAATGACATGACAGGTTTGGTACGCATTACTGTGCCGAGCTGGCGAATTAATGATAGTGTTCTGTCGCAATTACTGACCGCACTTTCGCCTTATCCTGAGCTGATTATTGATTGGCGTGACGATATGAGCAAACTTGATACCGTAACGCACCGTGTTGACATCGGTCTGCGCATTGGTTTACAACCAGATGAAAATTTTATTGTTAAAAAAATCACGGACATTGGCGATATATTAGTTGCCTCACCGGAGCTCATAGCACAACTAGGCAAACCTACTTCATTAGATGATTTGGCAGAACGCTATCCTTTTGCCGGACAAATCAACCTCAGCACAGGGAGAGCATGGCATTTCCCGATTAACAGTGAGCAAGTCTTGCCCCCCCGCCGTATTAATTTTTTAAGTACAGATGTATACAGCTATTTACAGGCTGTATTGCAAGGAAAATCAGCAGGAATGTTGAGTGATTTCTTGTGTGAGCCTTATCTAAAATCAGGACAGCTTGTTCGTTTATTTCCTGAAGTGGAGATTCAAAAATGGCAACTGTTTTTATACCGCCCATACGAAACTGTTACACCACCAAGGGTATTGAAAGTCTTTGAAATACTGGAAGGAATTTTGAAAAAGGAATTTGAGAGATAG